One window from the genome of Streptomyces sp. NBC_00287 encodes:
- a CDS encoding 4-hydroxybenzoate 3-monooxygenase, with amino-acid sequence MRTTVGIIGGGPAGLLLARLLHRAGVDCVVLESYTRQYVEHRQRAGMLEQGTVDTLREAGAADRLRAEGMVHNGIELRFEGERHHIDFPALTGGRTVTIYAQTEIVRDLIALQLADGPPLLFEAQALAVEGVEGERPVVRYLHQGREATLTCDWVVGCDGFHGVAREAVPAAVGRVYAHDHPYAWLGILAEVPPSCEELVYARGERGFALHSMRSPFVSRLYLQVPVGTVPEDWPDDRIWDELTARFAIDADWTLERGPITAKSVTPMRSYVHEPMRHGRLLLAGDAAHIVPPTGAKGLNLAVSDVRFLSRALAAWRSTGETQLIDRYSEVCLARVWQATRFSYDMTKMLHAQPDGDAFDQRMQLARLRRITASRHAAAELAANYTGLPLPE; translated from the coding sequence ATGCGTACGACCGTCGGCATCATCGGTGGCGGCCCCGCCGGGCTCCTCCTCGCCCGTCTGCTGCACCGCGCCGGGGTCGACTGCGTCGTCCTGGAGAGCTACACCCGCCAGTACGTCGAGCACCGTCAGCGCGCGGGCATGCTGGAGCAGGGCACCGTCGACACGCTGCGGGAGGCCGGTGCCGCCGACCGTCTGCGGGCCGAGGGCATGGTCCACAACGGCATCGAGTTGCGCTTCGAGGGGGAACGGCATCACATCGACTTCCCGGCCCTCACCGGCGGCCGTACCGTAACCATCTACGCCCAGACCGAGATCGTGCGGGATCTCATCGCCCTCCAACTGGCCGACGGGCCACCGCTGTTGTTCGAGGCCCAGGCCCTGGCCGTCGAGGGCGTGGAGGGCGAGCGGCCGGTCGTGCGGTACCTGCACCAGGGCCGGGAGGCGACGCTGACCTGCGACTGGGTCGTGGGCTGCGACGGTTTCCACGGCGTGGCGCGCGAGGCGGTTCCGGCGGCGGTCGGCAGGGTGTACGCCCACGACCACCCGTATGCCTGGCTCGGGATCCTCGCCGAAGTGCCGCCGTCCTGCGAGGAGTTGGTCTACGCCCGCGGTGAGCGCGGCTTCGCCCTGCACAGCATGCGCTCGCCCTTCGTGTCCCGGCTGTATCTCCAAGTCCCGGTCGGCACCGTTCCGGAGGACTGGCCCGACGACCGGATCTGGGACGAACTCACCGCCCGCTTCGCCATCGACGCCGACTGGACCCTGGAGCGCGGGCCCATCACCGCCAAGTCCGTGACGCCGATGCGCAGTTACGTCCATGAGCCGATGCGCCACGGCCGGCTCCTGCTCGCCGGGGACGCCGCCCACATCGTCCCGCCGACCGGCGCCAAGGGCCTCAACCTCGCCGTGTCCGACGTCCGCTTCTTAAGCCGTGCGCTCGCCGCATGGCGTTCCACAGGCGAGACACAACTGATCGACAGATACTCGGAAGTGTGTCTCGCACGCGTGTGGCAGGCCACGCGTTTCTCCTACGACATGACTAAGATGTTGCACGCTCAACCAGACGGGGATGCGTTCGATCAGCGGATGCAGCTCGCACGTCTGCGCCGGATCACCGCATCCCGCCACGCGGCCGCCGAACTGGCGGCGAACTACACGGGACTTCCGCTCCCCGAGTGA
- a CDS encoding LacI family DNA-binding transcriptional regulator, translating into MPYVMVQIPKTPASASPAPRSVPTSADVARLAGVSRATVSYVLNNTSAVRISEPTRRRVHEAAKELGYVPHAAARSLRAGHSRMVLMPAPAFPVGPLYSQFISDLQSALGRLDYTVVQYGSVGLHGDEAARAWAELRPVAVLVPGSGLGPQGVTVLKRSGARAVVTVGPECVEGAHALQMDHSAVGHSAGRHLYERGRRRIGVVVPAEPGLEAFSGPRLDGVRRALTGTDATVTELPLGYDEEAAARLAARWRELDLDAVFAYNDEYAMLLMRALQDEGVAVPEDTAVIGADDLMLGRLLRPRLSTVHIELPSGRDLAELVDRAVRDPAAAPETHKVLGASVVHRDSS; encoded by the coding sequence ATGCCGTACGTCATGGTGCAGATACCGAAAACGCCCGCGTCCGCGTCTCCCGCACCGCGCTCCGTGCCGACGAGCGCCGATGTGGCCCGCCTGGCCGGCGTCTCGCGCGCGACCGTCTCCTACGTCCTCAACAACACCAGCGCCGTACGGATCAGCGAGCCCACCCGCCGCCGGGTGCACGAGGCCGCGAAGGAGCTGGGGTACGTCCCGCACGCGGCCGCCCGCAGCCTGCGCGCCGGGCACAGCCGGATGGTCCTGATGCCCGCCCCGGCCTTCCCGGTCGGTCCCCTCTACAGCCAGTTCATCAGCGACCTCCAGTCCGCCCTCGGCCGCCTCGACTACACGGTCGTGCAGTACGGCAGCGTCGGCCTGCACGGCGACGAGGCCGCCCGCGCCTGGGCGGAGCTGCGGCCGGTCGCCGTCCTGGTGCCGGGCTCCGGACTCGGCCCGCAGGGCGTGACGGTCCTCAAGCGCTCCGGCGCCCGGGCCGTGGTCACCGTCGGCCCCGAGTGCGTCGAGGGCGCCCATGCCCTCCAGATGGACCACTCGGCGGTCGGCCACAGCGCGGGGCGCCACCTCTACGAGCGCGGCAGGCGCCGTATCGGCGTCGTGGTCCCCGCGGAGCCCGGCCTCGAGGCCTTCTCCGGGCCCCGCCTCGACGGCGTGCGCCGGGCCCTGACCGGCACCGACGCCACGGTGACGGAGCTGCCCCTCGGCTACGACGAGGAGGCCGCCGCCCGGCTCGCCGCGCGCTGGCGCGAGCTGGATCTGGACGCCGTGTTCGCCTACAACGACGAGTACGCGATGCTGCTGATGAGGGCCCTGCAGGACGAGGGCGTCGCCGTACCCGAGGACACGGCCGTCATCGGCGCCGACGACCTGATGCTCGGCAGGCTGCTGCGGCCGAGACTGAGTACCGTCCATATCGAGCTGCCGTCCGGCCGTGACCTCGCCGAACTGGTCGACCGAGCGGTGCGCGACCCCGCCGCCGCGCCCGAGACGCACAAGGTACTGGGAGCATCGGTGGTGCACCGCGACTCCAGCTGA